Proteins encoded together in one Sphingomonas radiodurans window:
- a CDS encoding glycosyltransferase family 2 protein gives MADLESCMAAPILSLIVPVYGVEDYVGACLDSILKAPGFANQCELIVIDDGSKDGSMDIVEQRCRGIANVTIVRQANAGLGAARNTGIAHAQGRYLWFVDSDDEICGDAIVQLTDCIVRHGPDVIAFEFETIGGSLDRSPYLPIYDQIVDPVRFMASGRPPSPVQFYAFARALIARTGHAFAPGIYHEDALFTPLALVQAGSLVRLSTACYRYRLREGSIMSLSRPEKHLADMLSISEVLGAHANRAPTGSAQQQALAREVGFALAAARHYAARTSRRDRCQAASFSRMLSAGARWWHYFPLRVLINYARLLGLAALPTSLGSGRK, from the coding sequence ATGGCTGATCTGGAGTCCTGCATGGCTGCCCCGATCCTGTCGCTCATCGTCCCGGTCTATGGGGTTGAGGATTATGTAGGCGCTTGCCTGGATAGTATCCTGAAAGCGCCCGGGTTCGCCAACCAATGCGAGCTGATCGTCATTGACGACGGTTCAAAGGACGGCAGCATGGACATTGTCGAGCAGCGCTGCCGCGGGATCGCCAATGTCACGATCGTCCGGCAGGCGAATGCGGGATTGGGCGCTGCCCGCAATACCGGCATCGCCCATGCGCAAGGGCGCTATCTGTGGTTTGTCGACAGCGACGACGAGATCTGTGGCGATGCCATCGTCCAGCTGACGGATTGCATCGTGCGCCACGGCCCTGATGTGATCGCCTTCGAATTCGAGACGATTGGTGGCTCGCTTGATCGCTCCCCATATCTTCCCATTTATGACCAGATCGTTGATCCGGTGCGATTCATGGCCTCCGGCCGTCCGCCCAGTCCCGTTCAATTCTACGCCTTTGCCCGCGCGCTGATCGCGCGGACCGGACACGCGTTCGCGCCGGGTATCTATCACGAAGATGCGTTGTTCACGCCGCTCGCGCTGGTACAGGCCGGCTCGCTCGTTCGCCTGAGTACCGCATGTTATCGCTATCGGCTGCGTGAGGGGTCGATCATGTCGCTCAGCCGTCCCGAAAAGCATCTGGCTGACATGCTGTCCATTTCGGAGGTTCTCGGCGCCCACGCCAATCGGGCGCCGACCGGCAGTGCACAGCAACAGGCGCTCGCCCGGGAGGTAGGTTTTGCGCTCGCCGCTGCGCGGCACTATGCCGCGCGGACCAGCCGGCGCGATCGTTGCCAGGCGGCGTCCTTCTCCCGGATGCTATCCGCCGGCGCGCGATGGTGGCACTATTTTCCTCTCCGCGTACTGATCAACTATGCCCGTCTGCTTGGTCTGGCGGCTCTCCCGACTTCCCTCGGAAGTGGCCGGAAATGA
- a CDS encoding EpsG family protein: MTLAFIVYLGLMLALTTVWAMPTRKMALGVAETGHAATQAAWISVTLFTLVIGGRYNVGGDYFGYIDYYRWTSLDTGINEVVFEPGFLLLIQFLKLFGLPDRSIIVASSFIQIALFSLWLRKHPQIAPFAVFSFIALVLLDVNNIVRQGIAFFAILLAISAIAERRWLAFFAWGLFAYLFHRSALIIFPIGIALRWLPLPKVQLQIAALLFSYVFIGLFFNQIVGLFTLMTSLIGYDSYSDISRADLAFSQQGSSLNLGIYLWPIVDFVIICYSNKVARHYEVMNYRLYHTFYLVAALLQPVANAWDFLPFARGLFYFVAMRSICVGFVLHFCLMVSRKPRDIVAGSGIGAVFLLWLIIAVSRGAAWSAPYQFS; this comes from the coding sequence ATGACACTGGCATTTATTGTTTATCTGGGGCTGATGCTGGCGCTGACAACCGTGTGGGCCATGCCGACGCGCAAAATGGCGCTTGGTGTGGCGGAAACCGGACATGCCGCAACACAGGCAGCATGGATCTCGGTTACCTTGTTCACACTGGTGATTGGCGGTCGGTATAATGTGGGTGGAGACTATTTTGGGTACATCGATTATTATCGGTGGACTTCGCTAGATACGGGGATCAACGAAGTTGTATTTGAACCTGGATTTTTGTTGCTGATCCAGTTTTTGAAGCTTTTCGGATTGCCCGATCGCTCCATTATCGTGGCAAGCAGCTTCATACAGATTGCTTTGTTTTCGCTGTGGCTGCGAAAGCATCCGCAAATCGCGCCTTTTGCGGTGTTTTCCTTTATCGCGTTAGTTTTGCTGGATGTGAACAACATCGTCAGGCAGGGGATTGCCTTTTTCGCTATTCTGCTGGCGATTTCAGCTATCGCGGAGCGGCGCTGGTTGGCGTTCTTCGCGTGGGGGCTGTTTGCCTACCTGTTTCACCGCAGCGCCCTGATCATTTTTCCGATCGGCATTGCCCTGCGCTGGCTGCCGCTGCCGAAGGTTCAATTGCAGATCGCGGCGCTGCTGTTTTCATACGTATTTATCGGCTTGTTCTTTAACCAGATTGTTGGCCTGTTTACGCTGATGACGTCACTAATCGGATATGACAGCTATTCCGACATCAGCCGGGCCGACCTGGCTTTTTCACAGCAAGGTTCGTCATTAAATCTAGGCATCTATCTGTGGCCCATCGTGGACTTTGTTATCATATGTTATTCGAACAAAGTTGCAAGGCACTATGAGGTTATGAACTATCGGCTGTATCATACATTTTATCTGGTAGCAGCCCTTCTGCAACCTGTGGCAAACGCTTGGGATTTTCTTCCTTTTGCGCGCGGGCTGTTCTATTTCGTGGCGATGCGATCGATATGTGTTGGCTTCGTTTTGCATTTCTGCCTGATGGTATCGCGCAAGCCGCGCGATATCGTGGCCGGGTCAGGCATCGGTGCGGTCTTCCTGCTCTGGCTTATCATCGCGGTTTCGCGAGGAGCGGCGTGGAGCGCTCCTTATCAGTTTTCCTGA
- a CDS encoding glycosyltransferase family 4 protein: MSERLRVLVLAYMVSPVRGSEFAVAWNYVETMRAHCDLTVLYGSAGPHMGDVTDFPTPSFVDRHVPGDVTFHFVPEPPLARRLNALNRRGILTYSFYLAYRIWHRAALAEAKRLITQGEYDVIHYVGPIGYREPGYLWTLPLPYVWGPIGGATSFPWRLRSALPGRGQLRLIARTLGNAFQLRFSGRVTKALRRADVLFTATTENQAIFERLKNVPSRYLPENGIEGTITLDDSKFPARPIRILWIGSLEARKGLILLIEAIGMLRDPQQIRVDVLGNGPLRDSLIARAAALGVGEQFHWHGHVPRSEVLDLLDRSHLHVITGLNEANTTSIWEALGHGVPVLTLDHCGMHDVVAPAYGIRIPVTDMQGCSRDIAAALEALVAAPERLEAMARACAAECDRFRIVHRSCTFLDAYKAAIARHRARIAG, translated from the coding sequence ATGTCCGAACGCCTGCGTGTCCTGGTGCTCGCTTATATGGTTTCGCCTGTCCGCGGCTCGGAATTTGCCGTCGCGTGGAATTATGTCGAAACCATGCGAGCGCATTGTGACCTGACCGTTCTGTACGGCTCTGCCGGCCCGCACATGGGCGATGTTACCGACTTCCCGACCCCCAGTTTCGTTGACCGGCATGTGCCCGGGGACGTGACGTTTCATTTCGTGCCCGAGCCGCCATTGGCGCGGCGCCTGAATGCGCTCAACCGGCGCGGCATCCTGACGTACAGCTTCTATCTTGCCTATCGGATCTGGCACCGCGCAGCCCTCGCCGAGGCGAAGCGCCTGATCACGCAGGGCGAGTACGACGTCATCCATTACGTAGGCCCGATCGGCTATCGCGAACCAGGCTATCTTTGGACCTTGCCGCTTCCCTATGTGTGGGGCCCGATCGGGGGCGCGACCAGCTTCCCCTGGCGGCTGCGCAGCGCATTGCCCGGCAGGGGGCAGCTTCGGCTGATTGCCCGCACGCTGGGCAATGCATTTCAGCTTCGCTTCAGCGGCCGAGTGACCAAGGCGTTGCGCCGCGCCGACGTTCTGTTCACCGCCACCACGGAGAACCAGGCAATCTTCGAGCGCCTGAAGAATGTGCCGTCGCGCTACCTCCCGGAGAACGGGATCGAGGGGACGATTACCCTCGACGACAGCAAATTCCCCGCCCGGCCGATCCGGATCCTGTGGATTGGCTCGCTTGAAGCGCGCAAGGGGCTGATCCTGCTGATCGAGGCGATCGGGATGTTGCGCGATCCGCAGCAGATCCGTGTCGATGTGCTGGGCAACGGGCCGCTGCGCGACAGCCTGATCGCGCGCGCCGCGGCGCTGGGGGTGGGGGAGCAATTCCATTGGCACGGCCATGTCCCGCGCAGCGAGGTGCTCGACCTGCTCGATCGCAGCCACCTGCACGTGATCACCGGCCTCAACGAAGCGAACACGACCTCGATTTGGGAAGCGCTTGGCCACGGCGTGCCGGTGCTGACGCTGGATCATTGCGGCATGCATGACGTGGTCGCGCCTGCTTATGGTATCCGCATTCCCGTCACCGACATGCAAGGGTGCAGCCGCGATATCGCCGCCGCGCTCGAGGCGCTGGTCGCGGCGCCCGAGCGGCTCGAGGCAATGGCGCGCGCCTGCGCTGCCGAGTGCGACCGCTTCCGCATCGTCCATCGATCCTGCACGTTCCTTGATGCTTACAAGGCCGCGATCGCGCGGCACCGTGCGAGGATCGCTGGTTGA